A window from Fibrobacter sp. UWB11 encodes these proteins:
- the nuoK gene encoding NADH-quinone oxidoreductase subunit NuoK, translating to MNLLNCLILAFLLFGIGVWGLMRRRHLIGMLISIELMLNAANINFISFAYFTAHDATAGALFSIFVIAVTACEMAIALAIIVTMYRRHKSLDVDQLRDLHD from the coding sequence ATGAACCTTCTGAATTGCTTGATTCTCGCATTTTTGCTGTTCGGGATTGGCGTTTGGGGCCTGATGCGCCGCCGTCATCTCATCGGCATGCTCATTTCCATTGAGCTCATGCTGAATGCAGCAAACATCAACTTTATCAGTTTTGCCTACTTCACCGCACACGACGCGACCGCAGGCGCTCTGTTCAGTATCTTTGTCATTGCCGTGACGGCTTGCGAAATGGCCATCGCCCTTGCGATTATCGTGACCATGTACCGCCGCCACAAGAGTCTTGACGTTGACCAGTTGAGGGATCTCCATGATTAA
- a CDS encoding NADH-quinone oxidoreductase subunit J — MDIAFYVVALVILLTAVCCVAVKNILQSAVFLIFSFVTTAILYMLMHAEFIALAQVMVYVGGVVIFVVFTILLTSHLGEDAFTTKMPRIFTAFALSIAFVFVMVKCVLPTPDLASGIVNSPADYSSLQNFALRLLGNDPNGFIIPFEIVSVLLLMTLICAITVARRTKEDIEEEASK; from the coding sequence ATGGACATTGCGTTCTATGTCGTTGCACTCGTGATTCTCTTGACCGCAGTCTGCTGCGTCGCCGTCAAGAACATTTTGCAGAGTGCCGTGTTCCTCATCTTTAGCTTTGTCACGACCGCCATCCTCTACATGCTCATGCACGCGGAATTCATTGCGCTTGCCCAGGTGATGGTTTACGTGGGCGGTGTCGTGATCTTCGTGGTGTTTACGATTCTCCTCACAAGCCACTTGGGAGAAGACGCTTTCACGACAAAGATGCCGCGAATTTTCACCGCATTTGCGCTCTCCATCGCGTTTGTATTCGTGATGGTCAAATGCGTGCTGCCGACTCCGGACTTGGCAAGTGGCATCGTGAACTCCCCCGCCGACTATTCTTCACTCCAAAACTTCGCCTTGCGCTTGCTCGGTAACGATCCGAACGGATTCATCATCCCGTTTGAAATCGTGAGCGTGCTCCTCTTGATGACGCTTATTTGCGCTATCACGGTCGCCCGCCGCACCAAGGAAGATATCGAAGAGGAGGCTAGCAAATGA
- a CDS encoding NADH-quinone oxidoreductase subunit I has product MNEKISTIQYIKRYLKRCITGPWSLICGLSVTLKYFFNPKRIVTEQYPENRKTLKMHDRYRGRLEMIEDADGNNHCTACGMCERACPNASINVLATKNIAGKKVLGRYVYHFASCTQCGLCVEACPFGAIRMSPAFEVATTDPNDLEMILNKKEGQG; this is encoded by the coding sequence ATGAACGAAAAAATTTCAACAATCCAATATATTAAACGCTACCTAAAGCGTTGCATTACGGGTCCGTGGAGCCTTATTTGCGGATTATCCGTGACGCTCAAGTACTTTTTCAATCCTAAGCGCATCGTTACGGAACAGTACCCCGAAAACCGCAAAACGCTCAAAATGCACGACCGCTACCGCGGCCGCCTCGAGATGATCGAAGATGCAGACGGCAACAACCACTGCACCGCTTGCGGCATGTGCGAACGTGCCTGCCCGAACGCCTCCATCAACGTGCTTGCCACAAAGAACATTGCGGGCAAGAAGGTTCTCGGACGTTACGTGTACCACTTCGCCAGTTGCACCCAGTGTGGCCTCTGCGTGGAAGCCTGCCCGTTTGGAGCCATCCGCATGAGCCCCGCTTTCGAAGTCGCGACAACCGACCCGAACGATCTCGAAATGATTTTAAATAAGAAGGAGGGACAAGGTTAA
- a CDS encoding complex I subunit 1 family protein, whose translation MFVPSVTHPIGDFVREWVPRLAEYLPANIQSEDLNSVVAFLINAVICIIAVCVVNIGSAPILIYMERKVCAHVQCRLGPMRLGWHGTIQTIADVIKMLFKEVYAPSGADKLMFYLAPLIVLIAPFIVCALIPFDKNLVVADVSMGIPLIIAVNGFGVLGILLGGWSSNNKYSLLGALRSGAQMISYEISFAMILLFVVMISGSTNLMNITMGQEGTIFDWWIFKIPVLGFIAFILFFISSTAEMNRAPFDIAEAEQELTGGYHTEYNGTPFAMFYLAEYIALITNSALATTCFLGGFFPPCIGIAAVDNVLNMVPGVVWFFAKIYFMVWCYMMVRWTFVRPRVDQLMDFEWKFLLPVNLVLLVAGAAFIAIGG comes from the coding sequence ATGTTTGTACCTTCAGTAACACATCCTATTGGCGACTTTGTCCGTGAATGGGTTCCGCGCTTGGCAGAATATCTGCCCGCAAACATCCAGTCCGAAGACCTCAACAGCGTCGTCGCCTTCCTCATCAACGCTGTGATTTGCATTATCGCTGTTTGCGTGGTGAACATCGGCTCTGCCCCGATTCTCATTTACATGGAACGCAAGGTGTGCGCTCACGTGCAATGCCGCTTGGGCCCGATGCGTCTTGGCTGGCATGGCACAATCCAGACCATCGCGGACGTGATCAAGATGCTCTTCAAGGAAGTGTACGCTCCGAGTGGCGCTGACAAGCTCATGTTCTACTTGGCTCCGCTAATCGTCTTGATTGCACCGTTTATCGTCTGCGCCTTGATTCCATTCGACAAGAATCTCGTGGTCGCCGACGTCTCAATGGGCATCCCGCTCATCATCGCAGTGAACGGCTTTGGCGTGCTCGGCATTTTGCTTGGCGGCTGGAGCAGTAACAATAAGTATTCCTTGCTCGGTGCACTCCGCAGTGGCGCCCAGATGATCAGCTACGAAATTTCGTTTGCGATGATTCTCCTGTTCGTCGTCATGATTTCGGGTTCCACAAACCTCATGAACATTACAATGGGCCAGGAAGGAACCATTTTTGACTGGTGGATTTTCAAGATCCCGGTCCTCGGTTTCATCGCCTTCATCTTGTTCTTCATTTCCAGTACTGCCGAAATGAACCGCGCTCCGTTCGACATTGCCGAAGCAGAACAGGAACTCACGGGTGGTTACCACACGGAATACAATGGCACCCCGTTTGCCATGTTCTACCTCGCCGAATACATCGCCCTCATCACGAACTCCGCACTTGCAACCACATGCTTCCTCGGGGGATTCTTCCCGCCGTGCATCGGCATCGCCGCTGTGGACAACGTTTTGAACATGGTGCCTGGCGTTGTATGGTTCTTCGCAAAGATTTATTTTATGGTCTGGTGCTACATGATGGTCCGTTGGACGTTCGTGCGCCCGCGTGTTGACCAACTCATGGACTTTGAATGGAAGTTTTTACTGCCCGTCAACCTGGTTTTGCTAGTGGCCGGTGCAGCATTTATCGCCATCGGTGGTTAG
- a CDS encoding NADH-quinone oxidoreductase subunit D has product MSHQLPPGFRLERKSNTEEFFINMGPQHPSTHGALRLTLRMDGETIVEVVPHFGYIHRGMEKQAESMSYLQYIAMSDRQDYLTAIQNNLGVVIALEKGMNVGVPLRGEYIRVMLQELGRIASHLVFYGCFGGDLGGQTCLLFGFKEREMIHDMLEEVTGSRLTTNFFRPGGSRYDVPDTFIPRVKAFLDHMEDTMKDYERFLSKNIIVLERSIGIGVLSKEDAIAYGCSGPVLRASGVNFDVRRANPYSIYDQFDFDVPVFHNGDCYDRYQIRIAEIHQSLKILRQCVEKFPEGPWRSKEKPVRLPVGRYYSEIETAKGLYATYVVAATTGEKPYRIHTRGPSFPHIGAINKMAQGHKISDLVTIMATLDPVIPEIDR; this is encoded by the coding sequence ATGAGTCATCAGTTACCTCCGGGATTTCGCCTCGAACGCAAATCGAATACTGAAGAATTTTTTATCAACATGGGCCCGCAGCACCCGAGTACTCACGGTGCTTTGCGACTCACGCTCCGCATGGACGGTGAGACCATTGTAGAAGTTGTCCCGCACTTTGGCTATATCCACCGCGGTATGGAAAAGCAAGCGGAATCGATGAGCTACTTGCAATACATCGCGATGTCGGACCGTCAGGACTATTTGACAGCTATCCAAAACAACTTGGGCGTTGTCATCGCTCTTGAAAAGGGCATGAACGTGGGCGTTCCGCTCCGTGGCGAATACATCCGCGTGATGCTCCAGGAACTTGGCCGCATTGCCTCGCACTTGGTGTTCTACGGTTGCTTTGGCGGTGACCTTGGCGGACAAACTTGCCTCTTGTTCGGCTTTAAAGAACGTGAAATGATTCACGACATGCTCGAAGAAGTGACTGGTTCACGCCTTACGACAAACTTCTTTAGACCAGGCGGAAGCCGCTATGACGTGCCGGATACATTTATCCCGCGCGTGAAAGCATTCCTCGACCACATGGAAGATACGATGAAGGACTACGAAAGATTCCTTTCGAAAAACATCATCGTGTTGGAACGTAGCATCGGCATTGGCGTTTTGAGCAAAGAAGATGCGATTGCTTACGGATGCTCTGGCCCTGTGCTCCGTGCTAGCGGCGTGAACTTTGACGTGCGCCGTGCAAACCCGTACAGCATTTACGACCAGTTCGATTTTGACGTGCCCGTATTCCATAACGGCGACTGCTATGACCGTTACCAAATCCGCATTGCAGAAATCCATCAATCGCTGAAAATTCTGCGCCAGTGCGTCGAAAAGTTCCCAGAAGGTCCGTGGCGTTCCAAGGAAAAGCCGGTGCGACTCCCCGTGGGTCGCTACTACAGCGAAATTGAAACAGCTAAAGGTCTTTACGCAACTTACGTTGTCGCCGCAACGACCGGTGAAAAGCCGTACCGCATCCACACACGCGGTCCAAGCTTCCCGCATATTGGAGCGATTAACAAGATGGCTCAAGGTCACAAGATTTCGGACCTCGTGACCATCATGGCAACTCTTGACCCCGTGATTCCGGAAATTGACAGGTAA
- the nuoB gene encoding NADH-quinone oxidoreductase subunit NuoB, with translation MGIINLAPKILDPIPGGKYVVNAIDYVVNWARANSIWPLTYGTSCCAIEMMSSSMARYDIARFGSEVFRSSPRQADLFILAGTITRRMAPAIQMLWEQIPGPKYVIAMGACTISGGPFIYDNYSVVRGAQNLIPVDVFVPGCPPRPEALFHGLLTLREKILKETCRNPWHEGEPKDVSTMDRYREAAKTWAALEEMKDEQMAEARAKFKEENPDYKSAFKPIRVKKPDFPEVERVPFKRLGLTQQELFAKLRAKFPNVTVHTRGEDTPEDVVAKMPADCPLEVMLEKEDYLNVVEFVKNDPEFKMDYLIDVTAIDYDDHFDMVTMLRSLEIGHKIFLCVQVKKDFSIEEEKRPTSLLASVPTISHLYPGAEIKEREVYDMFGIKFENHPDLRRIFLDKDFVGYPLRKDFTHPEMIRRPI, from the coding sequence ATGGGAATAATTAATTTAGCTCCGAAGATTCTTGACCCGATTCCCGGTGGAAAATACGTTGTCAATGCAATCGACTACGTAGTCAACTGGGCTCGTGCTAATTCTATTTGGCCGCTTACATACGGTACAAGTTGCTGCGCTATCGAAATGATGTCGAGTTCCATGGCTCGCTACGATATCGCCCGCTTTGGTTCTGAAGTGTTCCGCTCGTCCCCGCGACAAGCGGACTTGTTTATTTTGGCAGGTACAATTACCCGCCGCATGGCACCCGCCATCCAGATGCTTTGGGAACAAATTCCCGGTCCCAAGTACGTCATTGCTATGGGTGCCTGCACGATTAGCGGTGGCCCGTTCATCTACGACAACTATTCTGTTGTCCGTGGTGCACAGAACTTGATTCCGGTCGATGTGTTCGTTCCCGGCTGCCCGCCGCGCCCCGAAGCATTGTTCCATGGACTTTTGACGCTCCGCGAAAAGATTCTCAAAGAAACTTGCCGCAATCCGTGGCACGAAGGCGAACCGAAAGACGTTTCGACGATGGACCGCTATCGCGAAGCCGCAAAGACCTGGGCAGCCCTCGAAGAAATGAAAGACGAGCAAATGGCAGAAGCCCGCGCAAAATTCAAGGAAGAAAATCCGGACTACAAGAGCGCCTTCAAGCCAATTCGCGTCAAGAAGCCGGATTTTCCGGAAGTGGAACGCGTGCCGTTCAAGCGTTTGGGCCTTACACAGCAAGAACTTTTTGCAAAGCTCCGCGCCAAATTCCCGAACGTGACTGTGCATACGCGCGGTGAAGACACTCCAGAAGATGTCGTCGCCAAGATGCCTGCTGACTGCCCGCTCGAAGTCATGCTCGAAAAAGAGGACTACTTGAACGTTGTTGAATTTGTCAAGAACGATCCCGAATTCAAGATGGATTACCTCATTGACGTGACCGCGATTGACTACGATGACCACTTTGATATGGTCACAATGCTCAGAAGCCTTGAAATCGGCCACAAGATTTTCCTTTGTGTGCAAGTCAAAAAAGACTTTTCCATTGAAGAAGAAAAGCGCCCAACATCGCTTTTGGCCAGTGTCCCGACCATTTCGCACCTTTACCCCGGTGCAGAAATCAAGGAACGCGAAGTTTACGACATGTTCGGCATCAAGTTTGAAAATCACCCCGACCTTCGTCGCATTTTCTTGGACAAGGACTTCGTGGGTTACCCGCTCCGTAAAGACTTTACTCACCCGGAAATGATTAGGAGGCCTATATGA
- a CDS encoding NADH-quinone oxidoreductase subunit A yields the protein MSEYIILSIFLFLGAFIAAAATVTGLLLGYRTKNTKNKMAPYECGMETIGNARIQFKVGYYLFALLFLVFDIEALFLFPVMMNFREIMAGHTALPPSVVVIDLVIFIAILVSGLAYAWKKGILKWE from the coding sequence ATGTCTGAATACATCATTCTATCAATCTTCCTTTTTCTGGGCGCGTTTATCGCGGCGGCGGCAACCGTCACAGGCCTATTGCTAGGCTACCGCACCAAGAATACAAAGAACAAGATGGCACCGTACGAATGCGGTATGGAAACCATCGGCAACGCAAGAATTCAGTTCAAGGTGGGCTACTATCTGTTCGCCTTGCTCTTCCTCGTGTTTGATATCGAAGCGCTGTTCCTCTTCCCCGTCATGATGAACTTCAGGGAAATCATGGCTGGCCACACGGCGCTCCCGCCATCAGTCGTCGTTATCGACCTCGTCATCTTTATAGCAATTCTCGTTTCAGGTCTCGCCTACGCCTGGAAGAAAGGAATTCTCAAATGGGAATAA
- a CDS encoding bifunctional (p)ppGpp synthetase/guanosine-3',5'-bis(diphosphate) 3'-pyrophosphohydrolase has product MMDQAKFTTNQEHIVSVLLKKNPKLDEGILRKAIAFIADAHDGQYRKSGMPYTEHPYEVAKILADLKQDQATVLAGLLHDVVEDTPHTLNEISELFGEDTAFMVDAVTKITAVQEASKTAQKASTYRKLITAMAKDPRVIMIKIADRIHNMRTMRYMKPEKRKIIAQETLDIYVPLTHRFGLYKLKTELEDLSFKYVNPDEYQKLVDALIENKEKREKYVQSVIGPLQIKMALEDFDCTIQGRTKNIYSIYNKMLARGCGFEDIFDIFAIRIIVETIPECYLALGYVHNLWTPLQSRFKDYIATPKPNLYQSIHTTVIGPENKMVEVQIRTKDMDLTAEKGFAAHWAYKMETQHEGEELAWLDHMVKLQSEISDSKEYLDFLKVDLKPEGMTVFTPKGASIELPEGAIVLDFAFAVHSELGLHCIGARINDKVVSLDEPVPHGATIQILKSPNQEPSPEWLEMVKTIKAKQELRKWMKTSIIIQSRSLGKEIWTRELRLLKIEKDKRPKDEDILKHFGMTSLNEFFEKIGQGELPLQDIHRFLNGGNDITKETAALRFYPLFGKDKGNPLTDEMPLMIGQETSLLIHFSSCCGPVPGDRIVGVMRPQIGIEVHKSDCPCLKDFPESQLIPVDWSADVTKPFTTHLTIETDNRKNLPLSILMVLKDENLALDRLSIASAQYTGRIRMEFKAFRKDQVDAIVTKIRQVEGVRGVEKA; this is encoded by the coding sequence ATGATGGATCAGGCTAAATTTACAACGAACCAAGAGCACATTGTAAGTGTGCTCCTTAAGAAGAATCCAAAACTAGACGAAGGGATTCTTAGAAAAGCTATAGCCTTTATCGCCGATGCCCATGATGGTCAATACCGCAAGAGCGGCATGCCCTACACAGAACACCCTTACGAAGTGGCCAAGATTCTTGCCGACTTAAAGCAAGACCAGGCAACGGTACTAGCAGGCTTATTGCACGACGTGGTGGAAGACACCCCGCATACCCTCAACGAAATTTCTGAACTTTTTGGCGAAGACACAGCTTTCATGGTCGATGCGGTAACAAAGATTACCGCCGTTCAGGAAGCGAGTAAGACAGCGCAAAAGGCAAGCACCTACCGTAAGCTCATTACGGCTATGGCTAAAGACCCGCGCGTCATCATGATTAAAATCGCAGACCGCATCCACAACATGCGCACCATGCGATACATGAAGCCCGAAAAGCGAAAAATTATTGCACAAGAAACACTCGACATTTACGTGCCGCTCACCCATAGGTTCGGTCTATACAAGCTGAAAACCGAACTCGAAGATTTGAGCTTTAAGTACGTAAACCCGGACGAATACCAAAAGCTTGTCGATGCGCTTATCGAGAACAAGGAAAAACGCGAAAAGTACGTGCAATCCGTGATTGGCCCTCTGCAAATCAAGATGGCTCTCGAAGATTTCGACTGCACCATTCAGGGGCGCACCAAGAACATTTACAGCATTTACAACAAGATGCTTGCGCGCGGTTGCGGATTCGAAGACATCTTCGATATTTTCGCCATCCGCATTATCGTCGAGACAATTCCGGAATGCTACCTCGCTCTAGGTTACGTACACAACCTTTGGACGCCGCTTCAAAGCCGCTTCAAAGACTACATCGCCACCCCGAAGCCGAACCTTTACCAGAGCATCCACACCACAGTCATCGGTCCCGAAAACAAGATGGTCGAAGTCCAGATCCGCACAAAGGACATGGACTTAACCGCCGAAAAGGGATTCGCCGCGCACTGGGCGTACAAGATGGAAACGCAACACGAAGGCGAAGAACTCGCCTGGCTCGACCACATGGTAAAGTTGCAATCCGAAATTTCGGACTCCAAGGAATACCTCGACTTCTTGAAGGTGGACTTGAAGCCCGAAGGCATGACTGTGTTTACCCCGAAGGGCGCATCTATTGAACTCCCCGAAGGCGCCATCGTTTTGGACTTTGCGTTCGCCGTCCACTCGGAACTCGGCCTGCATTGCATTGGCGCCCGCATCAACGACAAGGTCGTAAGCCTTGACGAACCGGTGCCGCATGGAGCCACCATCCAGATTTTAAAGAGCCCGAACCAAGAGCCGAGCCCAGAATGGCTAGAAATGGTCAAGACCATCAAGGCCAAGCAGGAACTCCGCAAGTGGATGAAGACAAGTATCATCATCCAATCGCGCAGCCTCGGTAAAGAAATTTGGACTCGCGAACTTCGCCTCCTCAAAATCGAAAAAGACAAACGTCCCAAAGACGAGGACATCCTCAAGCACTTTGGCATGACAAGCCTTAATGAATTTTTCGAAAAGATTGGTCAGGGCGAACTCCCACTCCAGGACATCCACCGTTTCTTGAATGGCGGAAACGACATTACAAAAGAAACGGCGGCACTGCGCTTTTATCCGTTATTCGGAAAAGACAAAGGAAATCCTCTTACCGACGAAATGCCGTTGATGATTGGCCAAGAAACCAGTCTCCTCATCCATTTCTCCAGTTGCTGCGGCCCTGTTCCAGGCGATAGAATTGTCGGCGTCATGCGTCCGCAAATCGGTATCGAAGTGCACAAGAGCGACTGCCCTTGCCTCAAGGATTTTCCGGAAAGCCAGCTCATTCCGGTCGATTGGAGCGCAGACGTTACAAAGCCATTTACAACGCACCTCACGATTGAAACAGACAACCGAAAGAACTTGCCACTCAGCATTTTGATGGTCTTGAAAGACGAAAACTTGGCTCTTGACCGCTTGAGCATTGCGAGCGCCCAATACACAGGTCGCATCCGCATGGAATTCAAAGCGTTCCGTAAAGACCAGGTCGATGCCATTGTGACCAAGATAAGGCAAGTCGAAGGCGTCAGAGGGGTTGAAAAAGCATGA
- the thrH gene encoding bifunctional phosphoserine phosphatase/homoserine phosphotransferase ThrH — translation MFTKQCVVTLDLEGVLAPEIWIAVAEKTGIKDLRLTTRDIPDYDVLMKGRIKILERENIKLSDIQNVIANLGLLDGARDFMDTLRDEAQVIILSDTFQEFAYPIMKNLGFPTIFCHNLVVENDMIKGYHLRMSDQKTKVVKHLQELNFKVFASGDSFNDTGMLKQADKGCFFCAPDSIVAQFPQLEATKTYAELLDKFHKFQDSL, via the coding sequence ATGTTTACTAAGCAATGTGTTGTCACTCTTGACCTGGAAGGCGTTCTTGCGCCAGAAATCTGGATTGCCGTCGCCGAAAAGACGGGCATCAAGGACCTCCGCCTCACCACTCGCGACATCCCCGACTACGATGTGCTCATGAAGGGCCGCATCAAGATTCTCGAACGCGAGAACATCAAGCTCTCTGACATCCAGAACGTGATTGCAAATCTCGGACTCCTCGACGGCGCCCGCGACTTTATGGACACGCTCCGTGACGAAGCCCAGGTAATCATCCTCTCGGATACGTTCCAGGAATTCGCCTATCCCATCATGAAGAATCTCGGATTCCCGACGATTTTCTGCCACAATCTCGTAGTCGAAAACGACATGATCAAGGGTTACCACTTGCGCATGAGCGACCAGAAGACGAAGGTCGTAAAGCATTTGCAGGAACTCAACTTCAAAGTGTTTGCCTCGGGCGATTCCTTCAACGACACGGGCATGCTCAAGCAGGCCGACAAGGGCTGTTTCTTCTGCGCTCCGGATTCCATCGTGGCACAGTTCCCGCAGCTCGAAGCCACAAAGACCTACGCAGAACTTTTGGACAAATTCCACAAGTTCCAGGATTCGCTGTAA
- a CDS encoding Hsp33 family molecular chaperone HslO produces MNFKDRIIRATGKKTPFRLIVVDLTETMNDIGRHHDAKGFALKLLAENSIASIFLSAGLKFAGTVSYITSFGGEITKIQTDSTPMGLVRAMIPQAELQAIGANEPALVPQHVSVVKLNELGKRVHESIIEAPSVSMGQNLATYLLQSEQIRSAVGIEAQYNKQDPSKLDYAAGFYIEAFPDLEDKDINLIEVIVQNLPKFCDMYKADKGFDLDELLDQLRGPYDIEVVREIDPKPFCPCSKDRMLATLATLPLKDLQELSSENKDLNVVCDFCRTNYTITPADMQEIIAERKKSS; encoded by the coding sequence ATGAATTTCAAAGATAGAATCATCCGCGCCACAGGCAAAAAAACGCCTTTCCGCCTTATTGTGGTCGATTTAACGGAGACCATGAATGATATCGGCCGTCATCACGACGCCAAAGGTTTCGCCCTCAAGCTGCTTGCCGAAAACTCCATTGCAAGTATTTTCCTTAGCGCAGGCCTCAAATTCGCGGGAACAGTTTCTTACATAACCTCATTCGGTGGAGAAATCACAAAGATCCAGACCGATTCCACGCCAATGGGCCTTGTCCGCGCCATGATTCCGCAGGCAGAACTCCAAGCCATAGGAGCAAACGAACCTGCGCTTGTTCCGCAACATGTAAGCGTTGTCAAGTTGAACGAACTGGGCAAGCGAGTTCACGAAAGTATTATCGAAGCGCCCTCCGTTTCGATGGGCCAAAACCTCGCCACATACCTCTTGCAGTCCGAACAAATCCGCTCTGCCGTGGGTATCGAAGCTCAATACAACAAGCAAGACCCGAGCAAGCTCGACTATGCAGCAGGCTTCTACATCGAAGCGTTCCCGGACCTCGAAGACAAGGATATCAACCTTATCGAAGTCATCGTGCAAAACCTCCCGAAGTTCTGCGACATGTACAAGGCAGACAAGGGATTCGATCTTGACGAACTTTTAGACCAGCTCCGCGGCCCGTACGACATCGAAGTGGTGCGCGAAATTGACCCAAAGCCGTTCTGCCCGTGCAGCAAGGACCGCATGCTTGCTACACTTGCAACGCTCCCACTCAAGGACTTGCAGGAACTCAGCAGCGAAAACAAGGATTTGAACGTTGTCTGCGACTTCTGCCGCACAAACTATACGATTACACCTGCCGACATGCAAGAAATTATTGCAGAGAGGAAAAAAAGTTCCTAG
- a CDS encoding DJ-1 family glyoxalase III, with amino-acid sequence MQILVLLADGFEETEFVVPVDLWRRAGFKVTIASVSGADIVDGLHGLKIQADVALSKLEPTDFDAVFLPGGGVGVRNLKASAAVENTVCSLNDDNKWVLAICAAPTILSKARILVDRKATCYPGCEAELVCREFSEERVVVDGNIITSRGPGTAEEFALKCIAVIGSTDLYEQIRKQIVAR; translated from the coding sequence ATGCAGATTCTTGTGTTGCTTGCAGATGGATTTGAAGAAACGGAATTCGTGGTTCCTGTAGATTTGTGGCGTCGTGCTGGCTTTAAGGTGACAATTGCATCCGTTTCGGGGGCTGACATCGTTGATGGTCTTCATGGACTTAAAATTCAGGCCGATGTGGCGTTGAGCAAACTTGAACCGACCGACTTTGATGCCGTTTTCTTGCCGGGTGGCGGTGTTGGCGTGCGGAATCTCAAGGCAAGTGCCGCTGTTGAAAATACCGTTTGCAGCTTAAATGACGATAACAAGTGGGTCCTTGCTATTTGTGCTGCTCCGACCATTTTGAGCAAAGCTCGAATCCTCGTAGACCGCAAGGCAACTTGCTATCCAGGATGTGAAGCTGAACTTGTATGTCGTGAATTCTCTGAGGAACGCGTGGTTGTTGACGGAAACATCATTACGAGCCGTGGCCCGGGTACGGCCGAAGAATTTGCTCTAAAGTGCATTGCTGTAATTGGTAGCACCGATTTGTACGAACAAATCAGAAAGCAAATTGTTGCTCGCTAG